A single window of Sparus aurata chromosome 12, fSpaAur1.1, whole genome shotgun sequence DNA harbors:
- the kcmf1 gene encoding E3 ubiquitin-protein ligase KCMF1 → MSRHEGVSCDACLKGNFRGRRFKCLICYDYDLCASCYESGATTTRHTTEHPMQCILTRVDYDLYYGGDTFSVEQPQSFTCPYCGKMGFTETSLQEHVTSEHAETSTEVICPICAALPGGDPNHVTDDFTAHLTLEHRAPRDLDESSSVRHVRRMFHPGRGLGGPRARRTNMHFTSGSTGGLSSSSSQSSTYTPSNREAMDPIAELLSQLSGVRRAAGGQINSSGPSASQLQQLQMQLQLERQQAQAARQQVETGRHATRRSNNPGNTGTTIPPPSTATANTATVGESNPSSSSHNSQFLLARLNEPKMSEAERQFLEGERADRSLFVQELLLSTLMHEESSSSDEEERRDFADFGAMGCVDIMPLDVALENLQLRERSSMGKEPPPPPL, encoded by the exons GTGTGAGCTGCGATGCATGTTTAAAAGGGAACTTTAGAGGAAGGCGGTTCAAGTGTTTAATTTGCTACGACTACGACCTGTGTGCATCGTGCTACGAGAGCGGAGCTACAACGACAAGACACACCACAGAGCACCCCATGCAGTGTATATTAACCAGGGTAGACTATG ACCTGTATTATGGAGGAGACACGTTTTCAGTAGAGCAACCCCAGTCATTCACATGTCCTTACTGTGGCAAGATGGGCTTTACAGAGACGTCCCTACAGGAGCATGTCACCTCAGAACATGCAGAGACTTCCACAGAGGTG ATCTGTCCAATATGTGCTGCCCTGCCAGGAGGGGACCCCAACCACGTCACAGATGACTTTACAGCTCACCTCACACTTGAACACAGAGCGCCAAGAGATTTA GATGAGTCCAGCAGTGTTCGACACGTACGCAGGATGTTTCACCCTGGACGAGGACTGGGTGGTCCCAGAGCACGGCGGACAAATATGCACTTTACTAGCGGCTCCACAGGGGGActttcatcctcctcatcacaGAGCTCCACCTATACCCCGAGTAACAGAGAAGCAATGGACCCAATCGCAG AGTTGTTGTCTCAGCTGTCAGGTGTGCGGCGCGCAGCAGGGGGGCAAATCAACTCGTCAGGGCCTTCGGCctcccagctccagcagctccagatgCAACTGCAGTTGGAGCGACAGCAGGCTCAGGCAGCACGGCAGCAAGTGGAGACGGGACGCCACGCGACACGACGCAGCAACAACCCAGGCAACACTGGCACCACCATCCCTCCACCCAGCACAGCAACTGCCAACACTGCCACTGTGGGTGAAAGCAATCCCTCATCCTCGTCCCACAACTCCCAGTTCCTATTAGCACG GTTGAATGAACCTAAGATGTCTGAAGCAGAGCGTCAGTTTCTAGAAGGAGAGCGCGCAGACCGCAGCCTGTTTGTCCAGGAGCTGCTTCTGTCCACGCTGATGCACGAAGAGAGCTCCTCTTCCGACGAGGAAGAGCGCCGAGACTTCGCCGACTTCGGAGCTATGGGCTGCGTGGATATCATGCCTTTAGATGTGGCGCTGGAGAACCTCCAGCTCAGAGAGCGCAGCTCCATGGGGAAGGAGCCTCCGCCGCCTCCTCTTTGA